One stretch of Acholeplasma laidlawii PG-8A DNA includes these proteins:
- a CDS encoding vWA domain-containing protein, producing MKKIITIIFLSSLLVVLVACSGNYNGGYLQDENYNYIFNDDEHQEIIENPFIDVSVNNKSNISLSANTASYSFIRSQINSGRAVDRNAVRIEEMVNFFNYNYNQPETDKTFGFKSELIQTPWNNETHLLLIGLETKQVDLGDIPSNIVILLDVSGSMSATNKLSLAKKAMELLIEQMKPNDVISLVTYSSGEKVVFKGKSIDDMAYMTSQIRLLKASGSTAGKKGLDMAYKVAEEYFIEGGNNRIILATDGDFNVGISSTDMLIEYISEKRESGIYFSAYGFGYGNFKDEKLERVAKAGNGTYHYIDDIISARKAFVDNIDGVLYTVARDAKAQIVFDASAVLEYRLIGYENRQLTDDEFDDGTTDAGEIGTGLQVTAIYELKLNEGASDVGSLTIRYKNHDITDDTQLEEAFTVLNAINENPSVDAKFISSVVEFGLILMDSKYKVDADLGAVLERIETETYNLEDYYRNDFIDVLNTYKDMTTS from the coding sequence ATGAAAAAAATAATAACTATAATATTTTTGTCTAGTTTATTAGTTGTTTTAGTTGCTTGTAGTGGTAACTATAATGGGGGTTACCTTCAAGATGAGAACTATAATTATATTTTTAATGATGATGAACATCAAGAAATAATAGAAAATCCATTTATTGATGTTTCTGTGAATAATAAATCTAACATATCCTTAAGTGCAAACACTGCATCTTATTCGTTTATCAGATCTCAAATTAATAGCGGACGCGCAGTAGATCGTAATGCCGTACGCATTGAAGAAATGGTCAATTTCTTCAATTATAACTATAATCAACCTGAAACAGATAAAACATTTGGGTTTAAATCTGAACTTATCCAAACACCATGGAATAATGAAACCCATTTACTATTAATAGGTTTAGAAACTAAACAGGTTGATTTAGGTGATATACCATCCAATATTGTTATTTTACTGGATGTATCTGGTTCTATGAGTGCTACAAACAAACTTTCACTAGCTAAAAAAGCAATGGAGTTATTAATCGAACAAATGAAACCTAATGATGTGATATCACTTGTTACCTATTCATCTGGTGAAAAGGTGGTTTTTAAGGGTAAAAGTATAGATGATATGGCCTATATGACAAGTCAAATCAGACTCTTAAAAGCAAGTGGTTCAACCGCTGGTAAAAAGGGACTTGATATGGCCTATAAGGTGGCAGAAGAATACTTCATTGAAGGTGGAAACAACCGCATTATTTTAGCAACAGATGGTGATTTTAACGTAGGTATTTCCAGTACAGATATGCTTATTGAATATATTTCTGAGAAAAGAGAAAGTGGCATTTACTTTTCTGCATATGGTTTTGGTTATGGTAACTTTAAAGATGAGAAGTTAGAACGCGTAGCTAAGGCTGGTAATGGGACATATCACTATATTGATGACATCATATCAGCTAGAAAGGCTTTTGTGGATAACATAGATGGTGTTTTATATACCGTTGCACGTGATGCAAAGGCTCAAATTGTATTTGATGCATCTGCAGTATTAGAGTATCGTTTGATTGGTTATGAGAATAGACAATTAACAGATGATGAGTTTGATGATGGTACAACCGATGCTGGTGAAATTGGTACAGGTCTTCAAGTGACTGCAATTTATGAATTAAAACTCAATGAAGGTGCTAGTGATGTTGGATCATTAACGATTCGTTATAAAAACCATGACATTACGGATGATACCCAACTTGAAGAAGCATTTACTGTTTTAAATGCAATTAATGAAAACCCAAGTGTCGATGCAAAATTCATTAGTAGTGTCGTAGAATTTGGTCTTATTTTAATGGATTCTAAATATAAAGTGGATGCGGATCTTGGTGCAGTATTAGAACGTATTGAAACAGAAACTTATAATCTAGAAGATTATTACAGAAATGATTTTATAGATGTATTAAACACCTATAAAGATATGACAACTTCTTAA